CCAAAAAAGAGAAACAATGCTAAACCCCAGGACAAAAAATGTACTTTCAGGTGTTCAAGAAACAGATGAAGGGAACAGAATAAACGTGCAAACTAATAAACCCCAAAGAATCAGAAAACGACATATGTAcacaaaaataccaaaaaactGACATAAAAGACAATACAAAATTGATATAATATGTAGAAATAAGACCGAAATATTGGTTTTGATAGGACCATAGAGACAGAACATACTTTTCGATCAGCCCCCTCTTTTGAATGTCCATCTTGTGCAAAATAAGCTAAAATCAGGTTTCCAATAAATGCTCCTACATCAAATCCCATAGGTCCATAGAAAGAAAACTCGGGATCTATAACTTGAGTTGATTCAGTGGTAACCATGACAGAACCAGTATGTAGATCACCATGTATAAGAGCTTGGATTCTTTCAGAGAATCTGAATGGGAAAGATGCCAAATAAGAAACAAACATTTTGTATCACGTCATAAAGCAAAAGGCAGACGAATTACAATAAATACGAAGAAGCCGTATCCAATTATGCATTTTACTTGGATTTCAGCTCAGCGATTTCAAGTTTCAAAATGTTATCCCCCCGAACTGCCTCAGCATCAGCATCAAGGTAAGGGGTTGTCCACCAGTTATACTCGGACACTTTGTAGGGGTCAGAAAAAACAACCTGTTCAGTATGTTTACACAATACTTCGCAACTGTCAATGAAGTGGAAAAAATTGTTACATAATCCAAGCATTTCACCACAGTTAAATTTGAATTCACAGGGCAAATTACAGTTCTATTGAAATAATGACAAAAATCAAATGGATGAATATCAAAGCCATAAACAAGTTCAAAACTCTCAGCATGAAGCCTTATATATTTAGTTAAGTTGACCTTATTAGCataacctttttttttaatgaccATTATTATGTCAGTCCTTCCATGACTGTCTAAAATAGTCATCAAAAGGAATACTTTCAAATACGGAGTACGCAATTAAGATGCATGTATAACATAACCAGATGATAAAATCAATTCCATGGTTGTTCAATGGCTTGCCTGCACTTTTATGATTGGTGGTGGTCAGATAAAGTAAGGAAGTATAGAACAATGTTTTGGCCATATATTCAGACATGTGTTCAGCAAGTAACGGGTACTTAATCCCAGCTATCAATCCTTTTCTTAAGATTATATGTGGTGGCTCTAGTATCGCATTCCGATCAGACACATTGTCTGGTCAAAATGATAAACTTCAGGAACATGATCAGGACACCAACGACCATGTTCTTGCAAAGTTGATGCTTCAAAATAGGCACGCTCCTTTGTCATAGGCCATGACTCCCCTATGCAACGAATATAAGGAAGAGCCTGCAGATATTTTTAACCAGTTCAAACAAGATGAAATAGTTCTCAAAAAAGCCACTTGACTATGTTTTTGGTTAAGAAAAAGTGAttgatataatttattatgCAAACTTAATCCATATTTTCGCTTTAAAAACTGCGAGATAAGCATTATTTAAGTGACTATATACTAGTTCGAAACATGTATTTCATGTTTTGTTTGAATGGTCATGATtttatcaatatttatttatgacatTGTTTTTggattatatattttgtatatctTTTATTCTAGAATTCATGTTatttatattatcatatttatagATGAGAAAACATATCAATGTTAAGCTTTTTAACGAcaccatttttttttgttcgcctcaaacataaaaaaaatctcagGTCGGCTAGAGCATCATAGCAATCACTTCCTACCTGCTTGATGACAAAAGAACCAGCTGGAGCAATAACGATGTAGACGAAGTTAAGATTTccgacaataaaaaatatacgagtcattttaaatttaattaaataaaagggattttgacttttttaaatcaaaaaaatGGAGTTGACTGTTGTTAATTAGGTGAGTTCATTTATTAAGTCATTAATTAGTTATTTAGATTTtacctttttaaaaaatatttttttaataaaaaaaatactgcTTGGGTCGAGGTACCCAAGCTCTTCACAATTTTGGGTCTCCTGCCGAGACCCAAAGACCCAAGCTCTTCACAATTGTGAAGGGCTTCTCTTCACAAAACTGTGTCGACAAGTGCCCTTTCCAAGCAAGTTTGGGTTAGTTGATCCAAAACTCCCAAGTTTTGGGTCTACCAAGCAAGATTTTGGGTCTGCCAACCAAACTTTTGGTTGGTAGACCTAAAACTGGGTCGACAAGAGTCTACCTGGGTCGACAAGTGCCCTTGGTCGACCCAATGTTTTTTGGTTGACCATTGATTCTGGGTCAATCATGTTGACCATTTCTAGGTCGATCATGTTGATTTTTTGATCGACCCTGTTGATCTCAAGGTCGacctatgttgatttttgggtcgACCAAAATTTTGGTCTTGCTTGGGTCTCAAATTAATTTGGTCGACTCAAGCATCTGGTCAACCCAAGCAAAAGATGCTTGGGTCGACCAAAGCAAATGGTCTACCctgctttggtcgaccaagccaTGTGGTCTACCCAAATTGCTTTGGTCGATCAAAGCAATTTTGTGATAGACCAACAAATTGCTTTGGTCGACCTTGCTGGCACTTGTCGATCCAACATCGATAAAGTTTTGGTCGACCCAATGATTGTTTTTGTAtctgaattcaaatatttatgtttCATAATCATTAGACATTGCATTGATcttttaattattggacattgtATTGATctttttaatttcgatttaagtATTTATGGTGGAATTTTGTTGTGGTCAATTTTTGGGTCGACCATGGTGATTTCTGGGTCGACCATATTGCTTCTGGGTCGACCTTGTTGATCCATGTTGATCTTTGGGTCGACCCTGTTGATCTCTGGGTTGACCAAGGTTGTTTTTGGGTCGACTCTTTTTCTAACACATGAATCCATAGATTTGACAAATATGACcgataattacttaattttgacggataattacaaaattttgaccaatgttgcatgtttttaacatatgaatcacataatttcacaagtatgttctataatgttacatgattatgttacatgttatgacatatgagtcacaatttcacaactatattacatgtgttttgacatatgagccacaatttcacaattatgttatatgttttaacatatgaatcataatttcacaattatgttatatcttttaacatatgaatcacaatttcacaactaggttacatattttaacatatgaatcgcaatttcacaaccaactatgttacatgttgttttaacatatgaatcacaatttcacaactattttacatgttttgacatatgaatcacaatttcacatgttataatgttacatgattatgttacatgttatgacatatgagtcataatttcacaactatgttacatgtgttttgatatatgagtcacaatttcacaattattttatatgttttaacatacgaatcataatttcacaatattttatatgttttaacatatgaatcacaatttcacaattatgtttcatgttttaacatatgaatcacaatttcacaaccaaATATGTTACAtgatgttttaacatatgaatcacaatttcacaactatgttacatgttttaacatatgaatcacaatttcacaaatatgctatataatattacatgttttaacatataaatcacATATTTAGCTGGGTCGACACAAAGTAGACCTTGTTTTTTTGGGTCGACACTTGTTGTTCTGTTTGGGTCGACCAAAATTTTGGTCTTGCCTGGGTCCCAAATTGCTTTGGTCGGCCATGGATAGACTAAACCAAAGCAGGGTAGACCAAGCAATTTGGGTAGACCAACCTCTACCCAAATTGCAAGGTTGGTCTACCCAAattgcttggtcgaccaaagcttTTGCTTGGGGGTCTACCCAACATCGACCAAGTTTGGGTCGACACAATGATTGTTTTTGTATATGAGTTCAGATATTTTTTAGATTGTAACATGTTTTATAATCATTAGACattgtattaatattttaattattggacattgtATTGATCTTTTAAATTTCGATTTCAACAAAAACTAAAAGAATAAGATAATTAGAATagacaaaaattaatataaaaaaaacaagcgTGACACACCAGGTAATTATGGGTTGACTAAGAAgaattcttggtcgaccaataaaattttggtcgaccaagaaaattAATCTTGGTCGACCCATAATACTTAGTTTCTGGGTGGACTCTTACTTTTTCTCAAAGTAGATTTCGGGTCGACTAAATTGGTTTGGGGTCGACAGATCACGATTTGGGGAAGAAGGGGTAGATgactcgtaaattttaattggaAGAAGATGTGTGTCGACTGAGAAGAAAGAGAAGAagagaattaattaagttaaaaaatttaattacagTTAATATAACAATCAAAAGTCAACTACTTGTTTCTTAAAATACAAAGTCAgagttcttattttttaaaaactttctaTCTCACTCATACTTTTTAAATTAGCCCAGAGCATTTTGAACGGGGGCTAGCGACTTATGTGGTAAAGCCGCCACAAAGGCGTAAAGGAATGAGATTCTTGGGTCAATCTCTCATTCTCATGCACTGCTGATACATTAAATCTGGTCATtgtttactaaaaaaaaaatctggtcattctttttctttaaaggtcggattaaatttaaatttgaggcCAACACTTGGCATATACACCAAACATCATATGATTAGAGgaaaactatatttttgttaattttgtcGTTTGCGTTTTTTTACCGATGTGGTCATTAGAGCCGTCAGGCTGCCATGCGCCAGCCCACCaattcttttgaaaaataaatttttaatgtttcATAAATTGTTTTTGAATTGTTGCATAAAgacatttatttttaaacatgtatttttaGAAACTTAAAACAAGTATTTGATGTgttacattatttttttaattaaatttttatttatgttattcatATTATtaggatatatgattttttatacaaaatataattgtTGGCCCGTTTGATGGCAGTCCACGACGCGGTTGCATTGGTCGGCCCGTTTGATAGCTCTAGATGTGACACTACAGGAGCAATGCCATGAATATTGTATTGATGTTTCATCGACgtcacgtaaaaaaaaaaaaacaaagatcgCGAACTAAAACCAACATCTAACATTATAGATGACCAAAAACTCAACAAGACAAATATAGATGACCAAAAAAACGATTTTTCctataattaattacatttataaattattttatttctaatatattttatcaCTGATATATTTTCGTATCATTTGATCGTCTCATCGTAtgtatcaaatattatttttatcgtaATCCATATATAATCATCACATTATCTACTATATCAAGTGTTTACTCGACATTTGCGTTTACTTAGCACGATTTGAATAATTATCATACATTTTATCATGTGTTTACTAGAAATTTTTACAATCGTAATAAATCTGTGtgctcattttaaatattattaatgaatgatttttaattccttttaattggtgtgattttttttaatctcacaTCTAATTTAATTCAAACTACCAAAATTACTTGTCTCATGtatcattatattatttcatatcaagtcttttttaatctttatatattaatataaattatttactaaattatttataaaagaatttttataatttacatttactTTTAGCAAAATTAAAAAGTTATATTAATTCTTGAAGTGAAAAGAGAAATATTTacaagatttttttataaaagaaaattagaagaaatagaataataacaaaattaagtgtagaattttaaataattattacgAACTAAAAACCTATGGTCTTATGTATGAGATAAtgcaatattattaaataatatattataaaagatATTAAGCAATTTAgagaaatattaattaaaatatcactTTTTTGAGAAGTTAAGGAATAGAAGAAGCGaagaaaaacacatttttttaaattaatttatacccgaattaaaaattttaattaaattaaacaaattatcAAATAACCGTGCtggataattaaaatatattggtGAATTGGATACTCTAGCTATAAAACTCAAAATCCAATTTTGTGAActtgtaataaaaatataataatgttttattatttcttttgCGAACCTACGAACGCTAAAACTATCTGTCGGCTCGGTCAGTAGCCGAAGTAACCCGACCGAGTTAACCGCTTAAAAAAGATGAAGAAAGAAAGACTAAAGCCAACAAGAATATAAAGGCTAAAACCATggcctaaaaaaaatattatatatattacaaatattatttaggcctatataaaaaataatattatctagAAAATATCGGTTAACcaatactttaaaataaaagCATGAGACCAAAGTGATTTAAccgatatttttgaaaataaaaagcaAATTTCCGAATTAAAAAGCTCACTCCTAATTACAACATTGGAAACAAAGGTTGCACTTACATATTGCAATTTGCATATGATTTTTGATTTTCGATTAAGCTTCTACTAAATAGAATGAGTCCCAGCTTCACCCCACAAGAGTTTGATCATTTTTTTCATTGATTTTGTTAACACAAGATTTCAATACATGTCGTAAATATTGCAGTATAGATTTGTATTACTACAATTTACTGAGTTTACACACCACAACTTTTTGTTTCCCTACaccttttcttgatttttgaCTTGACAATTTGTTGGATAGCATAAGGCCCTACCAATTATCATAACAAACAACAGAAATCCCACTTGAGATTAATGTGAATTATGAAGAAATAGACCTCTGTGGGCCAAAGTACTTGAATTAAACACATCTGGTACCACAGGCATACTTTAGTGGTTGTATTTTCACTTCAGTGGTGGGGAATGGAGAAATATGGTTTTTGGAAGACAATTTCATGTGATTCTTCATGTGTTTGTGCTGACTTTGTAATAAATACATCCACTTGCCAGCTTGGTCTTGATTGGTGGACCAAGATTTCGAAGGATGTGATAAATTTAcgtttatctatatatatatataccatacTTCCAAGCTTCAAACCAACAAGTCAAGTACTCATCAAGGCTCAAACACTTCTGATTCCAATTTCCATATAACATTTCAGAGTTTCTTGCTGTATTTTCTACTTTTGCTTTGGCTTGGAAATGGCCATTCGACAAGTGCTTAGACGATCTTTATCGAGTGAGAAAAGATCGAATTCGAGAGGATCAGCTGATCATGTGCCGAAGGGACATTGCGCTGTTTATGTAGGGGAGAGTGAATATAAGCAACGGTTCGTCATTCCCGTGTCATATTTGAACCACCATTTGTTTCAAGATTTGCTATGTCAAGCTGAAGAAGAATATGGATTTTACCATCCGATGGGTGGTCTTACCATTCCTTGCAGCGGAGATCTGTTTGTAGATGTCACCTCTCGCTTGAGAAGAATATGATgtataatatacaaaattttagagAAGTGGAATGTTAGGCAGTTTGAGGGAGTCGTGTCTGTCTTTTTTCTACTCATCACAATCAGTGTACATGATGTTGGAAAAAGATATGTATCCAgagaaaattttggaaattaGTGATccaatatttgattcaaaagctTCTATCTTGTTCTAAAATATTGCATAATAACTCTGTTGGAAGATTCTGCAAGATCTAAAACACACAGTCTCGTGTTCGGAAGTATATGTTTTCTTCTGTTTGGGGCTAACCGAAGAAAACCATCAATTCCATCAAGAAAGTGGTCATTTGTTTCATGAAAATCATAAGAAAGCAATGAAAATCTCAGAAACAAATTTAAGATGGTTATTCATTGAAGAAATAGCTTGTTTAAAATCTTTGCCCTCTCTCATTgttctaaattaagaaaatttaggAGTATACCGCAAATTTTTAATCTaaaaaatttgtattatttAAAGTAATTGCCCTCTCTCATTGTTCTACTGCAGATTTGGATCGAAAACTCCAAAAGATATACGTGAGAATCTGTATTTATATCTCGAAGCTATTCTTAATTAATTCAGACATTGGTAGCCTGCAAAGACCTGTAAGGTGAACCCAAGAAAACCAAGAATGGCTTCAGAAAATTGCTATTAATCTTTTTAAGTTCATACGAAAGCACAGAAAAcatctaatttaatttaaacaaaagTAAACTGCAGCAGTGGACGTAACTAAACCGGTGCTTTGAATTATGACAACGGAATACGACACGTCACATGATTTTTCTTTCCCAATTCATATTCATCAATTAAGACCACTCAATATTTGACGAAGAACTAACAGACAACAGAAATCCGATTTGAGGTTTCAAGCCTAAAATCGATAAATGAGGCCCAAGACCTCCTAGGGCCATTCATATATAAACTCATctttggtttaaaaatatgaccCATCTAACGTTTAGTAAATGCTGTTGAAGTAACAACAAACAGATGTGCCACCCTTCAATCAATAGAACGTATTATACCAAGCATAAAATTGTGGTTCCAACATCCCGTTTCTTGATTAGCAGAAAACAATCTAAATCTTGGTTGGTGTAGGTTTTTGCAACATGAATTATTTGAGTAGAGTCCTACAAAACTTTGTGGCTGAAGGTGGTGGTGGGAAGTGTTGGGGAAATACAACCCCAAAGCGATGTCcatcacgatgataatataataCCCAACTATTGCGgaataaaacaaccaacaagaacacaaagatttacgtggttcacccaatataggttACGTCCACGTaacactgcaacttttataattggaagaaatattacaacaggtgtatacaccaatacactcaatatttctcacactcccaacccgagtataccgagaaaataatttctctaactcacaaaagagaattcccgcactcaagaaaaaaatacactctttttttctatgcactctctttttatcaaagctaaaaagcttttgattttgggatacaataactgaagaaattgagctctatttataactaattccctccaaCAACTTTTGAAGATTTCCCGATGTGAGATATGTGGGAaagcatttttttatattatttaatttaatgtgggtCCCATCACATTAAATTCTTACCTAACAATTCTctcacttgaagacttgatttcaatcatgtcttcacaccaacAGTGCAGCAGCTTATACCTCCTTTGTTAGTCtaggagaccaactgaagtaaaacacaacttcagttttccaatgataacagccttcgtgagcatatcagatggattcttgcttccaggaatcttctcaagcTTCAAGACTCCATTCACTCGATCTCTAAGGATCCCCATTCTAAGGATTTGTTTTGCAGCAtccaaatccttcaaagcaaattcctttgataactctttctcgagtgtatcaatctcctccagacaagctcctgctatcaacatatcctctacatatatcagtagtatgatataataaccatcaagcttcacataacaacagtgatcaacctgatacctcagaaaaccatcatttttcattacaccatcaaacttcttgtaccactgtcttggagcttgtttgagaccataccagctattctgaagtttgcacaccattttctctttctctcgtacttcaaatccctgtgattgattcatttcttcatctagctttccatgaagaaacctcgtctttacatctaactgttccagatgtaaatcttcttttaccatcaatccaagtacaatCCTGATAGTAGTCaactttaccaccagagagaaaatatcagtgtaaccaatTACTTCTTTTTCACCTTTTTATAACAAATATTTCTTTGTACCGCCTGCTACCGTCATGTTCTAACCGGTAATcccacttgctatgtaaaaccTTTTTACCTTCAGGAAGTTCGGACAACTCTCAcatgtgattggatgacagtgaatccatcacatctttcatggctaactcccactgtttaaaagtctcataaacatccgatttatttttcacaaaataaacccaaaatttcctgctcgaatcgtcaacagtagtgccataatatcttgagtgatatccaagggatgtcacaagAGATGTTCCACATATATCAGTatgtgccagctccaaatccgctgatttcggttctctaacctcttttgaaaagctcacttttttctgctttccaaaaaatacagcttcacacagcttgtgttcaacgatctttaattccggtagctttgcgtttgaaacaagcatcttcattaccttctcactcgtatccccaagcctactatgccatagacttgaattagctccagcatccacagccactaatttatttctcaaactggaagtcatataaagtgttccagttttctttcctcgagcaacaatcatggctccctttttcactttccaagaaccatcaccaaaggtcaccttATGACCTTCGTCATCAAGCTGTCCTACAGAAATCAGATTGTGTGTCAACTCTGGTACatgccttactttgttgatttttcagacagatccatttgtcatcttcatccggatatcacccataccaattatttccaaaggttttccatcagccaggaaaaatTTTCCGTACCcgcaatgtaattatcgaatacatcacgattaccagtggtatgaaacgaaactcccgagtccataacccaagaatcaaccgggGTTTCCATGGATAGTgatagagcatcatgtaccttctcagtaacaacattagcgtcgttctttgttgatctgcaattctttttcaagtgaccagtctcaccacagctcccgcacttcacattcttttcaatgttacttttgtcttttccatttcttgacttggacctACCATGTcattggttaaaactcttttcgccactcctgccccttcctctattctcgatatttagagcagatctcaatgatgttccttcaccagaatccatcctgcgaacttcttcagcaagaatttgatctctgacatcattgaattgtagctttctttttccaacagagttgctaacagCTGCCCGCATCGGTTTCCAATTGTTtggtaaagacgccagaagaataagtgcacgaatctcatcatcaaatttgatgtccaccgatgtcagctgggagacaatcgtgttgaattcatttatgtgttttgccaccgaagcaccttctcccatcttcaagttgaataacttcttcatgagatgtactttgttgtttgctgatggcttTTCGTACATGTCTGATAGAATGGTCATCATATCCTCCGTGGTTttggcctccgccacgttatgcgccacgttctttgttagggtcaatcgtatgacacctaaaacctctcggtcaaggagctcccaatcatcatccttcatcttttccggtttctttcttgctagaggttgatgcagcttcttactgtacagataatctcttatctataaccgccagaacgaaaaatctgttccgtcgaacttgttgattcctggtcccgatccatcatctccggccatcacttctccagccttagcaaaaaatctaaaaaatcttttctgatgtggaagatcagacaaagctgcaaccacagagcatactcagaatccttaagaattttcacaacaaggctctgataccagttgttgtgtaattacaccgaagcgatgccgatcacgatgataatatagtacccagaTATTGCGgaataaaacaaccaacaagaacacaaagatttacgtggttcacccaatataggctacgtccacggaacactgcaacttttataactggaagaaatattacaacaagtgtatataccaatacactcaatatttctcacactcctaACCCGAgcataccgagaaaataatttctctaactcacaaaagagaattcccgcactcaagaaaaaaatacactctttttttctatgcactatctttttatcaaagctaaaaagcttttaattttgggatacaataactgaagaaattgagctctatttataactaattccctccaaCAACTTTTGAAGATTTCCCGATGTGGGATATGTGGGAaagcatttttttatattatttaatttaatgtgggtCCCACCACATTAAATTCTTACCTAACACGAAGATGATTTTGAAATGACCGATGCTTcataataattataatgattGGAAGACAAATTCTTGTGATTCTTCACTTGTTAGCTTGAATTTCTGCCGGTTACCGTACTTTACACCTGCCTGTTTTTCTAGATCCATATCAAGATTTTAAAGGATACTAAATGGGAAGGACATCGATCTATATATATTCCTCACTTCCGCTTCAAACCAACTACTAGTACTCCTCAATCACTTCTGATTCCAGTTTCCAAAAAACTTTGAGATTCTTCTTGTATTTCCTGCTCTCGCTTCAACTAAAAATTGTTTAATACAAGAAATGACCATTTGACAAATACTTAAACGATCTTTATCGAGTGagaaaagatcaaattcaataGGATCAGCTGATGTTCCCAAAGCAGGATATTGTGTTGTTTCTGTAGGAGAGAGCgtgcactacaagaaattctgcatacaacaacgcacatacgacaacggtttttcacaaaaaccgttgtcgtatgttttttaacaacggttttatcgaaaactgttgtcttttgggggcctaagacaacggtttttggagtgaatgacaacggttttataaaaccgttgtctttgagcgtttttttagggtcaacgACAGCGgtaaccgttgtctattagcgtgtttttttgaacaatgaaaccgttgtcgattagcgagTTTTTTTgcacaaacaacaacggttttggaaaacgttgcaatatttagcgacagtttttcaaaaaccgtagctaaatttagcgaccgtttataaaaaccgtcgctaattttaaattagcgacggtttgaaatacccgtcgctaattttagcgacgatttttgaaaaacccgtcgcatgtttaaatttagcgacgattaaataaaacccgtcgctaaaattagcaacattgttttaa
This window of the Primulina huaijiensis isolate GDHJ02 chromosome 3, ASM1229523v2, whole genome shotgun sequence genome carries:
- the LOC140972553 gene encoding auxin-responsive protein SAUR21-like, with product MAIRQVLRRSLSSEKRSNSRGSADHVPKGHCAVYVGESEYKQRFVIPVSYLNHHLFQDLLCQAEEEYGFYHPMGGLTIPCSGDLFVDVTSRLRRI